The DNA sequence tcattaaagggcgcattttgtttctttgacCAGGCTTGATTTTACAGCTTTGGAAAAGGAGGCATTCTTCCTCGAGGTAATGACGGCtcttatattgttttttaatcCTTCCACGTACTTTTGGAGTGGTAAGATGTTTATTGGTCTGTCTGCGATGTGATTATTAGTTTCTGTCGGTCAATTAACTTTTCTGCTTCACACGCACACTTCATTTACTTCTCTGggtcatttttatttagttttggAGCTAGAAGTCTGAAGGGGCAGCTGCCTCCGATAGACTGGTCAGTCAATTGTTCTTACTTGCAATATGCTGCAGGTGAAACAAGCTGTTGATGGAACCCATGGCTTGGCTGTGCAGTATTCTGGAATCAGTTTTCTGGAATCATTGGTACTCATCTAGTCAATTACAGCCAGCAAAGCTAGccatttgtttttatttgtaaaatgtttttattgtaaaaagaTCATTTATACTGCACAAATGCCATTTTCCAACAGGTGTCGGAGTTTTCACCCTCTACATCTACTGCAATGGGCCTTCCTAGAGAATTTCATGAGCAGTGCCTAATGTCGTTAGAGCATGACTACCTTAAGGTTTGTGATTATATGGAACTATGCAAATACTTTCTTTAgggtttttcttttcttttccttctatggCCTCACCACCAACCGGTAATTCCAAATGGATGGCTAGACTCCTGATTTATGTTCAAAAGTAATTGTATTTCACTTTTCATAGGTATTCTACAGTTGGGTACAACATGCTGCTTTCAACGTGTCAAATAGAATTATTGAAGCTGACTCTGAAGTTCCTGAAGTAAAAGTCTGTTCATCAGCACTACGTTTGATGCTTCAAATCCTAAATTGGGACTTCCGAGGCAAGAATGCTGTTGACAGCTCAAAAAGGGGGATGGATTTGTTTCAGAGCGTGATGAAGCAAGAAAATTCTAGAAGGACCGAATGCATTTTAGTCCAGGTCAGTTATAACCACAATTAAATGAGCTGGTCCTGATAGAGATGGGTTGTTGGAAGTTTTGTAATTTGACTAAATCATTCTGGGGctttttttaagattatttgCTATATTGGACACATTGATAGTTATTCTCTAGAGAAAAGTCCTGTGGGCAACTTATTTATGAACTTGTTagcaaatttcaaataaaatgtttaCTGTAATGAAGTATAAATACAATTGGATACTTTTGGAAACAAGAGAAGCTCCAGGAGAACATTTATAAGTTCAACCAAGAAGTTGTCCTCTTATTTTTCGTGCCTTAGGTAGGCTATAAGTAACTTTGACTCTATCAGGGCTTAGTGCTGACTGATTTGCTAGTCACCAGAATAACTCACCTATGACTGGTTTTGAATGTTTGTGGTTTCTCTCCATTGGTCACGCTTCATCAGTTTCGTTttcaatttgatatatttggtAAAATGTGTTCATTAATTACCCAAGTACCATTGTTTCCACAGCATACCTGTCCGCATGTTGGAATATAAATTATCATGGTGAacttatactatttattttatacttatttcCCCCTTTTGATGCTTGAAGCCTGGACCTGCCTGGCGTGAGCTGTTGATTTCAAGTGGTCATGTTGGATGGCTTTCAAACTTCTACACTGCTCTGAGGCAAAAGTTCTCCAGTGAAGGATTCTGGATCGACTGCCCTCTTGCAGTTTCTGCTCGAAAACTTTTGGTGCAGTTTTTCTCCCTCACAGGAGCAATCTTTCCATCTGGTATTGTTCCCTTTTCTCGAAAAATACATTTGTTGAAAGCACTACTGTCTGGAGATGGGAATCCACACAATTACACCGTAAGCATAATTTAGTAATAGGGTATAAATGGGCATGCAGCATCCATGCAATTTCATAGTAAACAAACTTCAAATATAATCCTAGAATTCTGAGGGGCTCCAATCTCTAATAGCATAACAGACTGTTTTATTTAACCCCCCTATTCGGGAAATCCACAtagttattttgattttcaaacTTCCCCCATGCAACCTCCAATGAATTTTCAAGATCCTCAAAAAAATTCTGATTATTTTTCTCTGATTAACAAAGAGCAAGAACAGTAGCCTTTCAAAAATTAGCCCTCATTTACTGTAACAGCCACCTATTTTAGAACATAAACTTCTGTATATGTGTTTGGGACAGCTCAATAAGTGCCATACTTCTCCAACACTCTTTTGCATGAAGAGCATGTAAAAAAATGTATCCAATCTTAAGTTGCACACTTACGAAACCCAGTTGGAGAGATTTGAAATAAGAATGTCTTCATTGAATAAAACCACGAGCTGGTGGTTTCCTTAACAAGATTAGCTAAGAACTGAATCTTGTTGGTATTTGTGGCTCTCCTGGTAATTTCATGTATGTGCAATCTGAACCATATTGAGGAAGGAAAGATCTAGTTAATCACTTGCAGGAAACCTCTAAATTATCACTCTTTTCCCACCATTAACTCTCGCACTCGCCCCCACTAAGTTATCAATCTGGAGTCAGGACACACCAACTATCTTTCTAACTCTCTAAGGACCTCTGTTGTAACTGAAGCCTTTCTTGCCTTTTCTgtacatgattttattttttggtttctaTTATGCTTTTTCAGAATGTTTTCTTAAAATGTCTTACTACCTGTTTGTGAATGATTATTCAACTTTAGTGTTTTCActacttatatttattattgtttagaCAGCGGAAACACACAAAAGCAGCACCTTCTGCAACTATTGGCTGGGATTGTACAGTGGATGGAACCTCCAGATGCAGTTACACAGGCAataaaattgggaaaaagTGATAGGTATTTATTTCAGTGACTATGCCTCACTTGTTGCATATCATGCTATTCTTCATATTGCTTATCTAATGTTTTCAGTGAACTGCTGGATGGTTGCCGTGCACTTTTGTCGATAGCAACTGTGACTACCCCACTCATATTTGATGAGCTACTTAAATCTTTGAGGTAggttaaatactagtagttgTATTATACCTGAATTTTTCTTAGGGCAAATAGTTATCTTTGCTTAAATACTCTTGCCTGTTCTCTGACCACACCGACATACATGACAGAAAAAGCGTGAATGTCAATCTGAACACCATGATCTATTCCTGAAAAGCACTTGTGATGTTCTTTAACaagtattttgataaataaatgcCCCCTCAAAGTTAGAAACAAGATACACTTTCTAGACCGCCTGAAGACGAATGAGTTAATATTCTAGACTGTATTAGTTTGCTTGTGTTCTTTCTACTGTAGTGTGGTTTTATGTAATGTGCAGGCCTTATGGAACTCTCACTCTATTATCTGCCCTGATGCGTGAAGTCTACAAAGACCTAGCGGAAAATCAAACAGATGATGAAACATGGAGCTGGGTAGCACGTGATATTTTACTAGATACTTGGACGACCCTTCTCCAGGTACCTGTCATTACTGCCTTAGCTTGTATTCCTCTTATACCTAAATACAGGCATATATGCTTACGTTTCAGTGTTCTATTGCGTATGTACCTTTGTTGTGAGCATGGCTTAGTAGAAAATCCCTATCTACTCTACTTTTTAGACAATAAAACTGCATTTTCTGGCAATTATTGTCTAGGAAAGTTGGGTTTGTAGTTCCTAATTTGAAATGAATATATCTAAGTTCATATACACTCTCTGTAAATCTTGTTTGGTGCCATCCTAGTAGAAAGATAAGTATCTCATTCATTTATGATGGAAAAGTGGAAGATTATTCTTTGTGTTTTGAATCTGCCCAAAATGTACTATTTTACCATAGATGTCAATCAGGGGACAGCTTTGGATGGCCATACTAGTTACTGCATTATGCTTTTCTGGTATGGTGATGGCTGAATTCAATACACTTATGGGTAATGTAAGAATACTTGCATTCTTTATTGTTGCTGAACTGATGTAGGATGGGTTGATATTTTCACTATCGCAATGGATTCACCTAAATTTCACCCATATTAATAGTATAGACTTAGCTTGCTGCATTGTCAATAAATTTGTCCACTTCATAATTTTCCAATATTTTCTATTGGGGCCCTAGAGTACTCAATTTCCATGCTGGTAAGATACTCCGCTGTAAATTTGGACCCAGGCTTTTGGCAACTTGTTTGCCACTCCTCACAGCTTATCGGAGTATCTACTGACTTTGTAGATATATTTGGGCAGTATATATAGCAAGTGGGTAGTGAACTGAACATGaatttctttttcctctttgattAAATCACTGCAGCAATTGGAGGTTAGTGGACAAAGTAATATGCTTCCATCTGAAGGCATTAGCGCTGCAGCCAATCTTTTTGAATTGATTGTGGAATCTGAATTAAAGGGTATCGTCATTCGTCATGCTCTTCACCATAGTATCTTTGACATTGGCTGCATGTGTTGCTAATATTTGACCTTTTCATCTTATATATAGGTGCTTCTGCATCAGCCTTCAGTGATGATGACGATGCACCTAATTATGCTCAGGCTTCGATCGCTGGTAAGTGGTAAATTGCTAACTAGCTTATTTTTTGTCCATGTTGAGGTCATAGTAGTTGCCACTTTAGTCATCTCTAGAATTAGTGTGATTTCTTTTCTGGTTTGTGCTTATGTGTTTTCTCTTTGTAGCTATGGATGAAAGATTGAGCTCCTATGCTCTTATTGCTAGAGCAGCTCTGGGGTCCACAATCCCATTTCTCACCAAATGTTTCTCTGAGCGTATTATGATGCTTCATCAGGTACTCTATTTTAATTCCTATACTTACGCATAtcctaaagaataatattttgcCTCCCCAGTCATCCTGCATTAACACAAAAAGCTTCAAACTGTTATTCTTGCCAAATCATTTGAACTAAGCACTGTTCTATAAAAGATTGTATAATTTGTTGATATTCATAATTGTCTTAGATTTCCTTcaattgcttgtatattgaTCAAAACTGATATATCTATTAATTGTTGAGTTATGATTTGAGTGATTATTAACCCTGCAAATTAGCGAAGCTTTATATATTCATTCGTGGCATCTCCCGGCACCCCCCCTGGCCCCTGTTATCCTTTGTCACATCAGACCCCCTGTCTATAggaaaaagagaaggaaagAAAAGTCCTTTTGACAAAAGATCTTCCGTTATTTCTAAACTAAGCCTTCATGCTTTGTTTTGTTGGTTTGAGGATTTTACTCTGGATTCTGAACTTTTAACCTGATGACCTAGCTAGTCATTCCTATGCTACTTGGAATATGAGTTCAATCTCTCtgtatagtttttatttataaaagttGGCTGTTTTGAGATCCATGAagtttttgcattttatgTCTTTGTCTGTGTAGTGCATTGATAATAAGTTCTTTTATCTGCTTTTGTGCCTGTGTTTCATCATTCACGCTAAATGTAGGGCAGAGGCATAAGGGATCCAACTGAAACTTTGGAAgaactttattctctcttactcaTTTTTGGGCATGTATTGGCTGATGAAGGACAGGGTGAAACTCCTTTGGTAATGAATTTTAGTTTCTTCCTCACACTTCTCCTTTGCAgttatgtttttatgtttctgttgatctatttatttataatgtaaGTTGAGTTGTTGATGCTGCCTCAGTATACATCAACAAAATAGGACTACTCTTGAGTTTTAGTGTTGTTCTTGTCAATTCTATCACTAATTCACTCCCATAAACTTACTTTGTACTTATTTCTTATGGTTGTTTGTTATTAATTTGCATCTGAATTGGTTATTTTAACCATTGCCTAGAAGGATTATAGTTGGACTGTTTCTTAAAGTGCAGTGAGTTTCTACTGCTGAAGGACCCCATACATAGTGATGTGTGGTGTAAACAATTAGGAGGATAATTATGTTCTCTGTTTATGTATACTTTCAAGTCATTATAAAGTGGTTGAAGTTCTATCTCCGATAAAAGGGGTCAAGCAAAGAAAGAAGCTAGGATATGATTTTTCCATGACTTTGCATATCTTTTGTGCAACGCTTTATGGTTTCGTTTCCTCCTTCAGAtctatctttttt is a window from the Salvia hispanica cultivar TCC Black 2014 chromosome 1, UniMelb_Shisp_WGS_1.0, whole genome shotgun sequence genome containing:
- the LOC125223237 gene encoding exportin-4 isoform X3, whose protein sequence is MMAQSFPQTTEAADMAQLQATMQAVELACSSIQMHANPAAAEATLLSLSQSPHPYRTCQFIVENSQLPLARFQAAGAIRDAGIREWGFLETDDRRGLISFCLCFIMKHANLPEGYVIAKVASVAAQLLKRGWLDFTALEKEAFFLEVKQAVDGTHGLAVQYSGISFLESLVSEFSPSTSTAMGLPREFHEQCLMSLEHDYLKVFYSWVQHAAFNVSNRIIEADSEVPEVKVCSSALRLMLQILNWDFRGKNAVDSSKRGMDLFQSVMKQENSRRTECILVQPGPAWRELLISSGHVGWLSNFYTALRQKFSSEGFWIDCPLAVSARKLLVQFFSLTGAIFPSDSGNTQKQHLLQLLAGIVQWMEPPDAVTQAIKLGKSDSELLDGCRALLSIATVTTPLIFDELLKSLRPYGTLTLLSALMREVYKDLAENQTDDETWSWVARDILLDTWTTLLQQLEVSGQSNMLPSEGISAAANLFELIVESELKGASASAFSDDDDAPNYAQASIAGKCYG